Proteins encoded by one window of Sediminicoccus rosea:
- a CDS encoding LpxI family protein has translation MKLGLLAGGGPFPARVAEAALARGHEVFVVLLRDFHDDPALRAFPHIEERVGAGGTIIQRLRAEGITHLVLCGKAKRLSPLTLWPDAWMAKVIARLGKAVFAGDDTLLRNFIGILGEEGFEVIAPQSLLPSSTAAAGLLSGEAPDEMARADILRGIGVLRALADQDVGQSVVVQQGLVLGIEAVEGTDALLARAASLRRDGPGGVLVKLAKPQQELRVDAPVVGSITVRHAAEAGLRGIAVEAGRTILADGEGLLAEARKRGLFVIAIEPETFARSA, from the coding sequence TTGAAGCTCGGCCTGCTGGCCGGCGGAGGCCCCTTCCCCGCGCGCGTGGCCGAGGCCGCGCTCGCCCGCGGGCATGAGGTCTTCGTCGTCCTGCTGCGCGACTTTCACGACGACCCCGCGCTGCGCGCCTTCCCGCATATCGAGGAACGCGTGGGCGCGGGTGGCACCATCATCCAGCGCCTGCGGGCCGAGGGCATCACGCATCTCGTGCTCTGCGGCAAGGCGAAGCGGCTCTCGCCGCTGACGCTCTGGCCCGATGCCTGGATGGCCAAGGTCATCGCGCGGCTGGGCAAGGCGGTCTTCGCGGGTGACGACACGCTGCTGCGCAACTTCATCGGCATTCTGGGCGAGGAGGGCTTCGAAGTCATCGCGCCGCAATCGCTGCTTCCCTCCAGCACCGCGGCGGCTGGCCTCCTGTCGGGCGAGGCGCCGGACGAGATGGCACGCGCCGACATCCTCCGCGGCATCGGCGTGCTCCGTGCCCTGGCGGACCAGGATGTGGGCCAGTCCGTCGTCGTGCAGCAGGGGCTCGTCCTCGGCATCGAGGCGGTGGAGGGCACGGATGCGCTGCTGGCGCGTGCGGCGAGCCTTCGGCGCGACGGCCCTGGCGGCGTGCTGGTGAAGCTCGCCAAGCCGCAGCAGGAACTGCGCGTGGACGCGCCAGTGGTGGGTTCCATCACCGTGCGCCACGCGGCGGAGGCCGGGCTGCGCGGCATCGCCGTCGAGGCGGGCCGCACCATCCTGGCCGATGGCGAGGGGCTGCTGGCGGAAGCGCGCAAGCGGGGCCTCTTCGTCATCGCGATCGAACCAGAGACCTTCGCGCGCTCAGCCTGA
- the gloA gene encoding lactoylglutathione lyase, with protein MDHPFRYLHTMLRVGDLERSIAFYTTHLGMRELRRNDVPDGKYTLVFLGYGDEKSETVLELTYNYGVSSYEMGGAFGHLAIGVPDIYGVCEKMRAAGVKITREPGPVKFGTTLIAFIEDPDGYKIELIQRK; from the coding sequence ATGGACCATCCCTTCCGCTACCTGCACACCATGCTGCGCGTGGGCGACCTCGAGCGCAGCATCGCCTTCTACACGACGCATCTCGGCATGCGGGAACTGCGCCGCAACGACGTGCCGGACGGCAAGTACACGCTCGTCTTCCTCGGCTATGGCGATGAGAAGAGCGAGACGGTGCTGGAGCTGACCTACAACTACGGCGTCAGCAGCTACGAGATGGGCGGCGCCTTCGGGCACCTCGCCATCGGCGTCCCCGACATCTACGGTGTCTGTGAGAAGATGCGCGCGGCCGGGGTGAAGATCACGCGCGAGCCGGGCCCCGTGAAGTTCGGCACGACGCTGATCGCCTTCATCGAGGACCCGGACGGCTACAAGATCGAGCTGATCCAGCGGAAGTGA
- a CDS encoding dienelactone hydrolase family protein: MSTIKIAATDGSGSFDCLVVTPKTQQPTGVVVMIQEIFGINAAMRSLSAWVADMGFIAIAPDLFWRQEPGVQLDPDAGQAQWDRAFALFNGFDQEKGLEDLKATIAAARKLPGANGKVGTMGFCLGGRMAFKTAAHTDADCNVSYYGVGIEGMLGDAPGMRGPLLMHIAELDKFVPPAAQKAILEGLAGHPKVTCHVYPGVDHAFARMGGHAWDARAATIANGRTAEFLVEYL, translated from the coding sequence ATGTCCACCATCAAGATCGCCGCAACCGACGGCAGCGGTTCATTTGATTGCCTGGTTGTGACCCCGAAGACACAGCAGCCGACCGGCGTGGTCGTGATGATCCAGGAAATCTTCGGGATCAACGCCGCCATGCGCTCGCTCTCGGCCTGGGTGGCCGATATGGGCTTCATCGCCATCGCGCCCGACCTGTTCTGGCGCCAGGAGCCCGGCGTGCAGCTCGATCCAGATGCCGGCCAGGCCCAATGGGACCGCGCCTTCGCCCTGTTCAATGGCTTCGACCAGGAGAAGGGGCTGGAGGATCTGAAGGCCACCATCGCCGCCGCGCGCAAGCTGCCCGGCGCCAACGGCAAGGTTGGCACGATGGGCTTCTGCCTGGGCGGCCGCATGGCCTTCAAGACGGCGGCGCACACTGATGCGGATTGCAATGTCAGCTACTACGGCGTCGGCATCGAGGGCATGCTGGGCGATGCGCCGGGCATGCGCGGCCCGCTGCTGATGCACATCGCCGAGCTCGACAAGTTCGTGCCACCGGCGGCGCAGAAGGCGATCCTGGAAGGCCTGGCCGGCCACCCGAAGGTGACCTGCCATGTTTATCCGGGCGTGGACCACGCCTTCGCGCGGATGGGTGGCCACGCCTGGGATGCGCGCGCGGCCACCATCGCGAATGGCCGCACGGCCGAATTCCTGGTGGAGTACCTTTGA
- a CDS encoding DUF3047 domain-containing protein, which yields MLASVTLGLGAPAVARAATEPGLAAAGWTHGEYDGLRPANFRSLPDGVAIEGQGAGSFVWRRVEGAPACLTWRWRVDAAPPPTDLTRRGGDDRAVAIAVGFQGWPSRSTVWQRMQHGVAQARAGSHALPRSVLIYAWGGTGQEPQSFYSPWLSGLGKVRILRPAQTPTGRWYEERVDLARDWREAFIGDPPPLQEIAIGTDADDTQARISAMVERIRFTRCA from the coding sequence ATGCTTGCCTCCGTGACCCTGGGCCTCGGCGCCCCCGCCGTCGCGCGGGCGGCGACGGAGCCCGGCCTCGCGGCCGCCGGCTGGACCCATGGCGAGTATGACGGCCTCCGCCCCGCGAATTTCCGCAGCCTGCCCGATGGCGTGGCGATCGAGGGCCAAGGGGCGGGCAGCTTCGTCTGGCGCCGCGTCGAGGGCGCGCCCGCCTGCCTCACCTGGCGCTGGCGCGTGGATGCCGCGCCGCCGCCGACCGACCTCACGCGGCGCGGCGGGGATGACCGGGCCGTGGCGATCGCGGTGGGCTTCCAGGGCTGGCCCAGCCGCTCCACCGTCTGGCAGCGCATGCAGCATGGCGTGGCGCAGGCGCGGGCAGGCAGCCACGCCCTACCCCGCAGCGTGCTGATCTACGCCTGGGGCGGCACCGGGCAGGAGCCCCAGAGCTTCTACAGCCCCTGGCTCTCCGGCCTTGGCAAGGTGCGAATCCTGCGCCCGGCGCAGACGCCGACCGGCCGCTGGTACGAGGAGCGCGTCGACCTGGCGCGCGACTGGCGCGAGGCTTTCATCGGCGATCCACCGCCCTTGCAGGAAATTGCCATCGGCACCGATGCCGACGATACACAAGCGCGGATTTCCGCCATGGTGGAGCGCATCCGCTTCACCCGCTGCGCCTAG
- a CDS encoding flavin reductase translates to MPIERKEFRDAMARLPAAVNIVTTDGPAGLGGFTASAVCSVTDSPPTLLVCMNRSVSSCEAFRQNGVLAVNTLCGSHQDLSTVFAGFTGVDGAARFNSGVWRKLHTGAPVLEGALVAFDARITDVVEKGTHLVMFAEIEAIRTAEGVEAALLYFARDYHLVGKAA, encoded by the coding sequence ATGCCGATCGAACGCAAGGAATTCCGCGACGCCATGGCGCGGCTGCCGGCCGCGGTGAACATCGTCACCACCGATGGCCCGGCGGGTCTGGGCGGCTTCACCGCCAGCGCCGTCTGCAGCGTCACCGACAGTCCGCCAACGCTGCTGGTCTGCATGAACCGCAGCGTCTCCTCCTGCGAGGCCTTCCGGCAGAATGGCGTGCTCGCGGTCAACACGCTCTGCGGCTCGCACCAGGACCTCTCGACGGTCTTCGCGGGCTTCACCGGCGTGGATGGGGCGGCGCGCTTCAACTCCGGCGTGTGGCGCAAGCTGCATACCGGCGCGCCGGTGCTGGAAGGCGCGCTTGTCGCCTTCGATGCCCGCATCACCGATGTGGTGGAGAAGGGCACGCACCTGGTCATGTTCGCCGAGATCGAGGCCATCCGCACCGCCGAGGGCGTGGAGGCGGCGCTGCTGTATTTCGCGCGCGACTACCACCTGGTCGGCAAGGCGGCCTGA